Genomic DNA from Chromatiales bacterium:
TCACCATCCTCGCCCGCAAGCTCGCCCGTATCGCCTTCGCCATCCTCAAAAACGGAGCCGACTATGTGCCGCGAAAACCTTGTCTTGCGACATAGAATCTCCTACAGCCAATACCAAGTTTCGTAGGAGCGCCGCGAGGCGCGATCAGGGGCGGCACTCCGCCCAAACATGGCCATCGCAGCTCGCGCAGCAGCGTTAGGCGTAGGAGCCGAGCCCCCTCGGCGATTATCTAGCGCGCCAGAACCCCATCGGCCAGAGGGCTGGCCTCCTACATCAATGAACCACCCCGGGCACCACCTCTGCCGATACTGCCTGCGGGGGTTCCTGGTATTCCGGCACCAGCGTCCGCAGCCGTGCCTTGAGGGTGTCCACGTCACGCTCCTGGCAGGCGCCGAGCAGCTCGGCCAGCTCCTCGCGCAGCACCGTCCACTCGGTCTTGCGGGCCTCGGCGAGCAGAATCTTGGGATGGCTGGTGCCGATGAGGTTCTCCGAGCCGTGGAACAGCTCCTCGTAGAGCTTCTCACCGGGCCGCAGGCCGATGTACTCGATGGCGATGTCCACCTCCGGCTCACGGCCGGCCAGGCGGATCATCTGCCGGGCCAGGTCCACGATCTTCACCGGCTCACCCATGTCCAGCACGAAGATCTCGCCACCCTTGCCCATGGCCGCCGCCTGCAGGATCAGGCTCACGGCCTCGGGGATGGTCATGAAATAGCGGGTGATCTCCGGATGCGTGACGGTGATCGGCCCGCCCGCCTCGATCTGCTTGCGGAAGAGCGGCACCACCGAGCCCGCCGAGCCCAGCACGTTGCCAAACCGCGTGGTGATGAAGGCCGTACTCGCACGCTCGTTCAGCGTCTGACAATAGATCTCGGCCGTACGCTTGCTGGCACCCATCACGTTGGTGGGGTTCACCGCCTTGTCGGTGGACACCAGCAGGAACTTGCGCACCCCGTATTCCACCGCCAGGTCCGCCACCACGCGGGTGCCGAAGACATTCGTCTTCAGCCCCTCGGCCGGATTCTCCTCCACCAGCGGCACATGCTTGTAGGCCGCCGCATGCAGCACTACGTCCGGACGGAAGGTCTCGAAGATCCAGCGCATGCGCGCCTCGTCACGCACGTCGCCCAGCAGGGCCGTGACCTGCCGATCACCCTTGTACTGATTAATCTCCTGGTCGATCTGGTACAGATTGAACTCACCGTGATCCACCATGATCAGCTGCGCGATCTCGTAGCCACACACCTGCCGACACAGCTCCGAACCGATCGAGCCACCGGCACCCGTCACCAGCACGCGCATACCATCCAGAAAACCATGGATACTGGAATCATCCAGCTGAATGGCCTGGCGCCCCAGCAGGTCGTCGATACGGATCTCGCGCAGACGCGTGACATCGATATCGCCATGGGCCAGCTCGGCCAGTGAGGGCAAGGTCACACAGCGCAACTCGAGGCTGGCACAGGTCGCCACCACGGGGCGGATCAGGGCCGAACTGGCAGATGGCATGGCGATCAGCACCACATCCACACCCTCACGCCGGGCCACTGCCTCCAGATCACGCAATGCACCCAGAACGCGCACTCCCTGCAATTCCTTGCCTTTCTTGCCCGGATCGTCGTCTAGAAACCCTACCGGATGGTATCCATCTCGACGCAACAGGTCGCGGACCAGCATCTCTCCAGCAGAACCCGCTCCAAGTATCAGCGCACGATTCGTCGCCTCGCGCGTCA
This window encodes:
- a CDS encoding polysaccharide biosynthesis protein, translated to MRKQKQRWATLKRFLALLHDAAWVPLALLLAYLVRFNFEVMPQGQVAGVLLIMSIALPVQLACFWLFGLYRGIWRFASIPDLVRILKAVAVGAGATFAVHFLLLHLQGVPRSVILLYPVFLLMGLTGPRLLYRWFKDHQLKLTREATNRALILGAGSAGEMLVRDLLRRDGYHPVGFLDDDPGKKGKELQGVRVLGALRDLEAVARREGVDVVLIAMPSASSALIRPVVATCASLELRCVTLPSLAELAHGDIDVTRLREIRIDDLLGRQAIQLDDSSIHGFLDGMRVLVTGAGGSIGSELCRQVCGYEIAQLIMVDHGEFNLYQIDQEINQYKGDRQVTALLGDVRDEARMRWIFETFRPDVVLHAAAYKHVPLVEENPAEGLKTNVFGTRVVADLAVEYGVRKFLLVSTDKAVNPTNVMGASKRTAEIYCQTLNERASTAFITTRFGNVLGSAGSVVPLFRKQIEAGGPITVTHPEITRYFMTIPEAVSLILQAAAMGKGGEIFVLDMGEPVKIVDLARQMIRLAGREPEVDIAIEYIGLRPGEKLYEELFHGSENLIGTSHPKILLAEARKTEWTVLREELAELLGACQERDVDTLKARLRTLVPEYQEPPQAVSAEVVPGVVH